One Geitlerinema sp. PCC 9228 genomic window, TGTTCTCGTGGTCAACGCCACCCTCTTTGGTTCATTCTTTTTATCGTTATTGTCGGAATTATGCAAGGATACCAAGGATATAGATACCTACAAACCATAAACATAAAAATATTTAACTTTTCATTATTCGTATCCCCATAGTTTGATGCCCTTCATAGTAATTTTTTCCAGGAAATGTTTGTAACCAAAGCGGCTTTCATCTTTTTTCGTATTTAGCTAGCCATTGGCTTATACCATTTCTGAAAAACAATGATTTTTTGGGATTTCCCGATTCCCCTGGTAGGGGCGCTCACGCGTTGCGCCCCTACAAAACCCTATTATTTCTTGCAGACTATTAAGGAAATGGTATTAGCTCATATTTCAGATTTTGCAGGTGTTGTGGCAGTTGTTCTCTAAAATTTTCAATAGCACCAGCTTCTTGACGACAATTCGTAAGCCTAGGTACTTTCATCTTGGTTTGCCATTCTCGACGGAGCGTATGATAAAGCGTCCTATAATTAATAAAAATCCCATGAACAACTCTTAACCAAAGTTGGATTTCTTTATAACTAGAGAACCCTTCCGGGTCCTAAGTTCTTGCTGAATTTTTTCCTTGTTTTCTCCATCAATTTTCGGAGGTCCCCCTGGAAACTTTTTTTCTCTAAAATGTCCTCCAATCCTTCTTCTCTGTATAAACGTAACCATCGATAAACTGTCGCTTCATGTCTTCTCACAATGATAGCTAAAGCACGGACGGTATTAACCATCTAAATTGTTAGAATATAAAGAGCGTGCACTTTGGCAAAGTTGAGGATCGTTTGTTGCTGTTTCATTCGTTTTTGTAGCGTTTCGGGCGATTCCGCAATTTGGATTTTTGAAACTCCTGACATGGTTTCTTCCTCCCTCAAAATTGCCTTAAAAATCCATCATCAACGTTGCATTCTTTTAAGGAAATGGTATTATACCAAGTCCGATGTACATAAACCCACCAAAATTTTGTAGGGTCGATTCGCGAATCGACCCTACGCCAGGGAATTTTCATGGATAAGATAGCGAGTCTGTTTGAGGTGAAATTTGGTATTAGAAGGCAGTGAAGGAAATGATGATGTTTCCGCTGGCGATGGTAACGACGGTGTTGCTACTTTCTCCGGCAACGACAATCTGCGTGGCGATGCTGGCGATGAAATCGTGAAGGCAACCAAGGAGATGACAATGTCGATGGCGGCGACGGCAACGATATCCTGTTCGGCGGTCAAGGCAACGACAATCTTCAAGGTGGCAACGGCGAGAATATACTTAGCGGCAATTTGGGAGATGATATCATTTCCGGTGGTAACGGTGCTGATGTGGTCTTCGGCGGTCAAGGCAATGACAATGCCAATGGCGACGATGGGGATGATGCAATCTTTAGCAGTCAGGGAGAGGATGTTCTCAATGGCAACAATGGCGACGATACCATCTTTGGCGGTCAGCAGGCAGATATTCTCACTGATGGTAACGGTGATGGCTTCCTTCGCGGTGACTTGCAGGAAGATGCGCTCACTGGTGGTGAGGGAAGCGATCGCTTTCTATTACGAAAAGTTTCTGGTGCTGACACGATCGCTGACTTTGAAGACGGGGTAGATTCCTTGGTTCTGCCTAGCAGTGACTTCCCCGTACAACCCAACGGCATCGCTGTTGAAGATTTAAACATCACGCAAGCCGAAGGCGGTACGGTGATTTCTGTTGATGGTAATGCTGTTGCTGGTCTAACTGGCGTTGATGCTAGTAACATCACCGAAGATGACTTCCAGAACATTTCCAATCTCTCAAAGCTAGAAAATCCCACAATGGCAAATTTTGATTTCAGATAAGGTGCATTCCATGCATCCTATTTTTTTATTCCATAGCAATTTTACGAAAGGTTTTGCTTTTTTCTAGAACATCCCTGCAAAAAGCCAAGCAGATGATAGCATCATTTTATCCTCCATATCTTTTTTCGTAGGTTGCTACACCAGAAGCAATACTTCGTCTTGCTGCCAGTAATGCCTATGCCACCATCTAAAACTTTTGGGATTTCCACCTTGCCTTCTCAACCCCTAGGATCTGTCTCCTCCCTGCAAGCAACAACCAACACCAATTGCCAAGCGTTGGCTTTCATCGACCCGGCGGTAAAATATTCCCAAAGCTTGATAGCTTGCGGTTTGCTTCCGGGAATCAAATCTGTTTTGCTGGATTCTGACCGCGATGGTATCCAACAAATTAGCGAAGTTCTCAAAAGCTACAGCCAACTGCAAGCCATTCATATTATCGCTCACGGTTCCCCCGGCTGCGTCTATCTCGGCAACAGCGTTCTCAATGAAAAGACACTACCTCACTATCGAGCTTACTTGCAAAGCTGGCAAACGGCTTTAACAGAAAATGCAGATATTCTGCTGTACGGCTGTCGCGTTGCCGATACCACCAATCAAATTTCTTTTTTGCAGGATTTGGCAGATTTAACCAAAGCCAATATTGCTGCCAGTACCAGTATCACTGGCGATGCCAACCAAGGTGGCAACTGGAACTTAGAATTTGAAATTGGTTGCGTTAGCTCACCTTTGGCAATGACCGCAGCTACCCGGCGAAGGTACACTGGGGTTTTGATTGCCTTAGATGTGAATACCACTGAAGATGAAAACGATGGCGATGCCGATACGGGAGCGGGATTATCTCTACGGGATGCCATTTTGATTGCTAATAACAATCCTGATAGGGATTATACCATCGAACTGACGGGGGGAGAAACGTATAATCTTAGCCTTAGCGATACCGATACCAGCAATTTTGAGATATCAAATCCCGATGCGGCGGTGGCTGACTTGGATATTGCGGGTGGTGCGAATATTACTGTTCGTGGTGTGGGAAATAGCGAGGCAGTTATTGATGCAAGCAGCTTGGGGAGTGGTGGCGAACGGCGCGATCGCGTTTTTGAAATATTAGACAATGGCAGTCTCACATTAGAAAATGTCCGCGTTACTGGGGGAAAAGTCCCAGAAAATGCTGCCAGGAGTGCCAATGACGGAGGCGGTATTTATGTGAAAGACAATGGCGAACTAACCCTTAACAATAGTACCGTGTCTGGCAATTCTGCTTTTTTGGGTGGTGGTCTTATCAATTTAGGCACTGCTACCCTAACCCAAAGCGAGGTATCTAACAATATTTCCTATCAAGGAGGTGGTATTAGCAACACCACCAGTTTGAGTGCTGACAGTGGCGGTAACCTTACCCTCACCAATAGCACAGTTTCCGGTAACACAGCCTATCAAGCGGGTGGCATTCGCAATACTTATAGCAGTGCTACCCTCACCAACAGTACTGTTTCCGGTAATTCAGTGGTGGCTGGTGGTGGCGGCATCAGCAATTTGGGAAACCTGACCCTTGCCAACAGCACGATTTCTGGGAATTCGGCGACATTTGCTGGTGGTCTCTACAACTACCGCAATGCCACCCTTGCCAACAGCACTGTTGCTGGCAATTCGGCCGATTACGGCGGCGGTATCTACAATTTGGGTAGCGTTACCCTTGCCAATTCTATTGTTGCCAATAGTGCCGGTGGCAGCGATGTACTGACCGAGAATGGCACCATCAATACCAGTGGTAGCAATATTGTGGGAGATGGCAGTTTCATCGCCACCAACGTACTCAACCAAGACCCCCAACTTGGTTCTCTTAGCGATAATGGCGGTGCGACCCAAACCCACAAACCTGCCGATGGCAGCGTGGCTATCGATACGGGAGATAATGATGCCGTTCCGGCGGATGTGCAAGACCTAGATGGGGATGGCGATACCAGCGAACCCATTCCTTACGCACAGCGGGGGGAAGGCTTTACGCGTGTCAATAATAATACGGTTGATATTGGGGCTGTGGAACTACAAGCAAGCGAAAGACCCCAGGAAATTTTGGGTTCCGATGTTAATGAGTTTCTAGATGGCGATCTTGGAAACGATGCGATCGCTGGTTTTGGGGGGAACGATACCATCAACGCTGGGTTGGGTGACGATACCGTCAACGGCAACATAGGCGACGATTTGCTAGCTGGTGAAGTAGGAAACGACGTGATTTTTGGAGGTCAGGGTAACGATATCCTCAATGCTGGCGAAGGGAACGATCTGATAAACGGAAATTTAGATAGGGACAATCTCAACGGTAGTGAGGGCAACGATACAATTTTTGGGGGTCAGGGTGGGGATATTCTCAACGGTGCCAGCGGCAATGACTGGTTGAGTGGCGATTTGGGAGAGGATACGCTTACTGGCGCTGGTGGAAGCGATCGCTTTTTCCTACGACCTGTATCGGGAAGCCATACCATTACTGACTTTGAAGATGGCGTAGATTCTTTGATACTTCCCACCAGCGATTTTCCCTTACAACCGAACGGTCTAACCTTTGCAGATTTAACCATAACCCAAGCAGACACTGGCACCGTTATTTCATTCAATGGAAACGATCTGGCTATTCTCACTGGCATTGATGCCACAAACATCACACAAGAGGATTTCCAACAGATTTCCAGTCTCTAAAATATAGGGGCGTTTCCCGAAACACCCCTACCGCAAATTAATAATCCGCTCCTTCAATCGGGGCAAATCCCTGACGCTGGATGTTTTCCGTAACCGTGCGCGGTTCTAAAAATTGTAGCAAGTAATCCGGTCCTCCGGCTTTGGAACCGACACCCGATAATTTGAAACCGCCAAACGGCTGTCGCGCCACAATCGAACCCGTAATACCACGGTTGATGTACAAATTGCCCACTTCAAATTCTTCCTTGGCGCGGTCGATGTGAGAAGGCGTGCGGGAATACAAACCGCCAGTGAGGGCGTAGTTGGTATCGTTGGCAACTTGCAAAGCTTCGTCGAAATCGCGCACGCGAATCACTGATAGCACCGGTCCGAAAATTTCCTCTTGGGCAATGGTAGCATCTGGAGGTACGTCCGTGAAAATAACGGGACCTACAAAATATCCTTCCTCTGGTGCCGGCATTTCTAGAGCGACTTTAGCTTCTTGCTTGCCGCGGTCGATATAGGCGCGAATCTTGTTGGCTGCCGAAGCGTCGATGACCGGACCTACGGTGGTACTTGGTAAAGCCGCATCCCCGACATGCAGCGATCGCGTGGCTTCAATTAACCGTTCCACAAAGCGATCGTAACACCGTTCCACCACAATTACCCGCGAACAGGCAGAACATTTTTGTCCGCTGTAGCCAAAGGCAGAATGCACCACACCTGCCACTGCTTCGTCCAAATCGGCGCTTTCGTCTACAATAATGCCATTTTTGCCCCCCATCTCGGCAATCACCCGTTTCAGGTGTTTTTGACCGGGTTGCAATACCGCCGCATCGGCGTAGATTTTGCAACCTACTTCTTGCGAACCGGTAAACACAATCGTATTCACATCCTTATGCTTCACCAGATAGGAACCCACGGTGGACCCTTTTCCGGGAAGAAACTGAAACACCCCCTCGGGAACCCCGGCAGCCACCAAAATTTCCGCAATCTTCGATGCTACCACCGTGGAAAATTCTGCTGGCTTGAGTAATGTACAATTCCCGGCTACCAGGGAAGCTACCGTCATTCCTGTAGGAATAGCAATGGAAAAGTTCCAAGGGGCAATTACCAAGGTAATTCCCCGGGGTTGGTAGTGGTAGCGGTTGGTTTCTCCCGGTACATCGAAGTTCCACCCCGGCTGCAACCGTTCCATTTCGCTGGCGTAGTAGCGACACATATCAATGGCTTCGGAAACTTCGACGTCAGCTTGTCGCAAGGGTTTGCCGGTTTCCAAGACCATCCAGGCTGCTAGTTCCGCACGGCGGTTTTCCATTAAATCGGCGGCGCGACGCAACAGGGCAACCCGTTCTTCTACGGGGGTTTGTTTCCAGCTGGGGAAGGCTTTTTTGGCAGCTGCGATCGCTGCTTCCGCTTGTTCGACCGAAATCATGCCTAACGTAGCCACCACTTGGTCGGGATGGGAAGGATTCACCGAGTCGAGATAGGTTTCTGTTTGTCGGTATTCGCCGTCAATCAGTGGTGAAATGGTTTTCCCTAACGATTTGCGTACCTGAGCGAATCCATGTTGGGCAGCTTCCCGTTTTTCTGCTTGCGAATAATCGCTATCCGCTGCCCCCTCATAATTCTTTACCGGCGAAGGATAAGTGGCTTGCTCGGTTTTCATGGCTGCGGTGACTTTAGGCGGCGCAATGAGTTCGTCGATGGGGCGTTCTTCCAAATCCTGTTTGAGAAAAGAACTGTTGGCGGTATTTTCTAGCAAGCGCCGAATGAGATATGACATCCCCGGTAGCAATTTACCGTAAGGGGCGTATACCCGCACCCGATGTCCCCGCTTGACAAGGGCTTTGGCAAGTTTTTCGCCCATCCCATATAAAACTTGCATTTCAAAGCGGCGGCGGGGAATGTTCAAATCTTCGGCAATGGCGCAGGCGAGAGCTTGCGATCGCACGTTGTGGCTACCAATGGCGGCGTAGAGATGTTCGTGATTTTCTAACAGCAGTTGGGTTAAATATTCAAAGTTGGCATCGGTGGCTGCTTTGTGGTTAAATACTGGTTGCGGCCAGTGATTTTTTAACGCCCGAATGGTTTCGGTGTCCCAATAGGCTCCTTTTACCAAGCGGACGGTGATGGGCGTTCCCCGTTGCTTGGCCCATTCGATCGTATCTTGCAAGTCGCGATCGCTTTCTCGCAAATAGGCTTGAATGGTTATCCCCACATCGCTGCGCTGGCGAAACTCATCTTCGGTCAGCAATTCTTTCAGGATGGAGAGGGTTAAATCTTTATAGGCGTACTGTTCCATGTCAAAATGGATAGCCACCCCCATCTGAGCGGCGCGACGTAACAGGGAACGGGCTTTTTCCAGTACGCGATCGCGGGACGTTTTTTCCGCTAAGGGATCAAACTGAGAATACAACGCCGTCAACTTGACAGAAATCTGAACTTGTGGTATGCGATCGCCATCAGCTCGATCGATTTGCGGTACGACGGACCATTTTTGAGCCGCTTCGCGCAAACGCTGCATTAAATTCAGATAGCCCTGATAGTACTCCCGCGCCTCCGATTCGGCAATGACCGCTTCCCCTAGCAAATCGATGGTAAACGCCATTTTTTCCCGACGCAGGCGTTCTACGGTTTTAATAACCTGTTCCACCGTTTCCCCAGCAATGTAGCGGTAAGCCAGGGTTTCCACCGCTTTGGCAAAGGTTCCTCCCGCTAGTTGCCCGGGAACCGAATCTGCCTTGGAAAAATTCAGCAATTTTTTCAAAGCATTGGGCAATTCTACCTGAGAGGCCGTCATATACTCTTGTAAATGATGGGCTATCTCCGCATTGCTTTGCAGCGCCGGCAAACAGTCAATCAAATGAAACAACTGTACCCGCAAGCCGGGATTGCTCATCGCC contains:
- a CDS encoding DUF4347 domain-containing protein, encoding MPPSKTFGISTLPSQPLGSVSSLQATTNTNCQALAFIDPAVKYSQSLIACGLLPGIKSVLLDSDRDGIQQISEVLKSYSQLQAIHIIAHGSPGCVYLGNSVLNEKTLPHYRAYLQSWQTALTENADILLYGCRVADTTNQISFLQDLADLTKANIAASTSITGDANQGGNWNLEFEIGCVSSPLAMTAATRRRYTGVLIALDVNTTEDENDGDADTGAGLSLRDAILIANNNPDRDYTIELTGGETYNLSLSDTDTSNFEISNPDAAVADLDIAGGANITVRGVGNSEAVIDASSLGSGGERRDRVFEILDNGSLTLENVRVTGGKVPENAARSANDGGGIYVKDNGELTLNNSTVSGNSAFLGGGLINLGTATLTQSEVSNNISYQGGGISNTTSLSADSGGNLTLTNSTVSGNTAYQAGGIRNTYSSATLTNSTVSGNSVVAGGGGISNLGNLTLANSTISGNSATFAGGLYNYRNATLANSTVAGNSADYGGGIYNLGSVTLANSIVANSAGGSDVLTENGTINTSGSNIVGDGSFIATNVLNQDPQLGSLSDNGGATQTHKPADGSVAIDTGDNDAVPADVQDLDGDGDTSEPIPYAQRGEGFTRVNNNTVDIGAVELQASERPQEILGSDVNEFLDGDLGNDAIAGFGGNDTINAGLGDDTVNGNIGDDLLAGEVGNDVIFGGQGNDILNAGEGNDLINGNLDRDNLNGSEGNDTIFGGQGGDILNGASGNDWLSGDLGEDTLTGAGGSDRFFLRPVSGSHTITDFEDGVDSLILPTSDFPLQPNGLTFADLTITQADTGTVISFNGNDLAILTGIDATNITQEDFQQISSL
- the pruA gene encoding L-glutamate gamma-semialdehyde dehydrogenase codes for the protein MVVQLSKNTYEEKTQAIATELLASTRENRSWWAQMREMRWDSTLLAWAMSNPGLRVQLFHLIDCLPALQSNAEIAHHLQEYMTASQVELPNALKKLLNFSKADSVPGQLAGGTFAKAVETLAYRYIAGETVEQVIKTVERLRREKMAFTIDLLGEAVIAESEAREYYQGYLNLMQRLREAAQKWSVVPQIDRADGDRIPQVQISVKLTALYSQFDPLAEKTSRDRVLEKARSLLRRAAQMGVAIHFDMEQYAYKDLTLSILKELLTEDEFRQRSDVGITIQAYLRESDRDLQDTIEWAKQRGTPITVRLVKGAYWDTETIRALKNHWPQPVFNHKAATDANFEYLTQLLLENHEHLYAAIGSHNVRSQALACAIAEDLNIPRRRFEMQVLYGMGEKLAKALVKRGHRVRVYAPYGKLLPGMSYLIRRLLENTANSSFLKQDLEERPIDELIAPPKVTAAMKTEQATYPSPVKNYEGAADSDYSQAEKREAAQHGFAQVRKSLGKTISPLIDGEYRQTETYLDSVNPSHPDQVVATLGMISVEQAEAAIAAAKKAFPSWKQTPVEERVALLRRAADLMENRRAELAAWMVLETGKPLRQADVEVSEAIDMCRYYASEMERLQPGWNFDVPGETNRYHYQPRGITLVIAPWNFSIAIPTGMTVASLVAGNCTLLKPAEFSTVVASKIAEILVAAGVPEGVFQFLPGKGSTVGSYLVKHKDVNTIVFTGSQEVGCKIYADAAVLQPGQKHLKRVIAEMGGKNGIIVDESADLDEAVAGVVHSAFGYSGQKCSACSRVIVVERCYDRFVERLIEATRSLHVGDAALPSTTVGPVIDASAANKIRAYIDRGKQEAKVALEMPAPEEGYFVGPVIFTDVPPDATIAQEEIFGPVLSVIRVRDFDEALQVANDTNYALTGGLYSRTPSHIDRAKEEFEVGNLYINRGITGSIVARQPFGGFKLSGVGSKAGGPDYLLQFLEPRTVTENIQRQGFAPIEGADY